The following DNA comes from Triticum aestivum cultivar Chinese Spring chromosome 3D, IWGSC CS RefSeq v2.1, whole genome shotgun sequence.
TTAAAAAAGAATGCAAAAAACGAGAAAAAAGGCAGTGGCGTCCCGCGCGCTGCGCCTGCCCATTTAGGGAGGCGCCTGAAGCGAGCCGACGCTCTGTCTCGCTTCAAGCGAGACATAGTCGCCCATGGGCCGTCTGTCGCCCATTGTTTTGCGCGCCCCCCTCAAATCctcccgggccgggccgggccaccAACGTTCTTTTGCACGGTGGCTTCTTCCTCTCCAAACTCCAGCGGAACCCGCAAAAATTTCGAAAACGGAAACGCTGGCGCTCCCTCCCGCACGCCGCGCCTCCACCCGATTTCCAATTCCAGTTTCCCTCCCGTCTCCCACCCCATCTCCCCCCCTTTTAAATTTCGAACGCCTCTCCTCATCTCACACCTCCCGCACCATCCACCCGACTAATACCCCGCATCTGGCCTGCGCATTCCGCCGAGCGCATGgactgcggcggcgacggcgggatgGACGCGCTGCCGGACGGCGTGGTGCAGGCCATCCTCTCCCGGCTCAGCAGCGCCCGCGACGTGGCCGCCTGCGCGGGCGTCTCCCGCAGCTGGCGCGACTGCGTGCCCTTCCTCCCGTTCCTCTACTTCCCGCGGAGCGCCTTCGACgccgcgaggggcggcggcgtcgcGTGCGCCGACGACGCCATCGGCCGCATGGTCCACGCCGCGGCGCGCCTCGAGGAGCTCGTCATCTACTGCCCCTTCTCCGCCGCGCGCCTCCCGCGCTGGCTCGCCGCGCGGAGCGCCTCGCTGCGCGTGCTCGAGCTCCGGGTCGACTCCGCCTGGTCCGGATCCGGATCCGGCCACCTCGACtgcgtcgccgccgcccccaacctcGAGGAGCTGCGGCTCTGGGGGCTCACCATGACGCGCGAGCCGGCCTGGGGCCGGCTCGACCGGCTCCGCGTGCTGGAGATCGTCGGCGCGTCCCTGGCGGACCTCGCCGTCAGCGGCGCCGTCGACGCCTGCCCCAATCTCACCGACCTCGCCCTGCTCGGCTGCGAGTGCTCCGGCTCCGTCTTCTTGGCGACGCCCCTGCTCCAGCGCTGCCGCCTCGACTTCGTCGGCTCCGGCACCTGCTCGCTCGCGCTCGCCGCGCCCCTTGTCGAGTCCCTCGAGGTCCAGGGTTTCAACTATATCACCCTGCACGGCGGCGACCGCCTCAAACGCCTCACAATTTCCAAGAACACCGGTGCGCACTGGACTGGGGCCCCCTACCCATGGCCTTCCGCAGTTCTCATTCGTTTCATTCTGGTCTAATGTCAATTTCCGTTCAATCTTTCAGGGAGGGTGAATACTGTCGGGATAGACAGGCTCCCGGTGTTGGAGCAGCTGTCTCTGCGTGGCGTCCAGTGGAGCTGGGGAGCCGTCAGCCATGTGCTGCAATGCGGCGCCGAGGCCAAGCATCTGGTGATGAAGGTTGAGTTCTGCGGTGATTCCGACACTCTCCAGCCGTTTCCCGAGGTCGACCTTGTTGAATTCTTCAACAGCCACCCGAAGCTCTGCAAGTTTGAGGTCCACGGCGCCATGTTTGCGTCGCTCTGCCAAAAGAACAGCCTGAAAAATGTGCGTCATATCCTACTGATTATCAATCGCATCCTTTCACTTCACGCTGGTGTATGGCATGGCTAATTTTTTCCTCTGACATTGCAGCTGGACTCGAGGTTCCTGATATCTTCATTGGAGGAGGTCCTGATCACCGTGCGCTCACCCTTGAATGCCGAGCAGAAGCTGATCACCATCGAGTCCCTTGTCAGGTACAGTCCTATGCTGCGGAGGATGGTCCTTAGGATCTCGCAGATGAAGAACTGCCACGAGGCTGCAGATGAATTCTTTGAAGAGGTTTCCAAGTTTGCGCATATGAGTAATGGCAGAGTGCGGATTGAATAGGAGGGGTGCTGCTGCATGGCTCAGTGCTTTGGCTCTTGTGGGTTGCAACTGAACCGATGAGACTCTTATTGTGTGCTACTATTGAGCTCAATTCTGCTCGAGTAGTTATGCTGTTTTGTTTGTCATTGTTCATGTGTGCTGGATCTTATCAGCATGCTTAGGGTGATTGTTTTGTCCTCTACTTGTTAAAATTTTGTACCTCGAATCTGTATTGCTCCTTGTTTTATGAGAGATAAGAAACTACTTTACTTCATTGCTCCTGCAACAGAAACTTATTTTCAACCCTTGTGTATTTGATTCCATCCCATATAGCCTTGATAGATATGTCAAATTGTTGATGATCTCAGTGGGATATGTGAAAATTATGTATAATTTTAATGGGACATACCTAGAACCACCAATAGTTTCTGAAATGCCACCTGACTTGTGTAGTCTTTGCCTCAGCTATCTGGGGCTTAGCTTGCACCCTAGTTGATGTGCTTGGTTATCTTTTGAAGTGGATGTGGACATTGCTATGTTTGATAAATCGTGACAATAAATAGTTTGTGTTTTCATGAAGACCAAAATAATTAAACCAAAACCCATGTTATGTAAAAGCTGCTTAACAAAATGTGAAGATTTAATTAACAAACAGAAAAGTCCATAACAAAGGGAGTGATCTCTTGTATTATTTCAAGTGATATTACGCATATCAATCTTCTGTACTCTTCCAACTGAGTACATCTTTGTTATGATTAGTATAGTTTATATTCACTAGCCAGTATGTAGTTGCAATTAGATGAAGCTCAGATCTGTAGATACGATTCATGGTAGGTTAATTTGATCCATCATATTACTAGTTTATATTAAGGATATCAATATCCTTGATATCCAAATGAGTGCTGCATTTTTGGGGATTGCCTTGCAATTCAATCTTTCATCCCCCAGTCGCAAGACCATGATGGACAATGGGCATGGTTATGTCAAGTTAAA
Coding sequences within:
- the LOC123077438 gene encoding F-box protein At1g10780, coding for MDCGGDGGMDALPDGVVQAILSRLSSARDVAACAGVSRSWRDCVPFLPFLYFPRSAFDAARGGGVACADDAIGRMVHAAARLEELVIYCPFSAARLPRWLAARSASLRVLELRVDSAWSGSGSGHLDCVAAAPNLEELRLWGLTMTREPAWGRLDRLRVLEIVGASLADLAVSGAVDACPNLTDLALLGCECSGSVFLATPLLQRCRLDFVGSGTCSLALAAPLVESLEVQGFNYITLHGGDRLKRLTISKNTGRVNTVGIDRLPVLEQLSLRGVQWSWGAVSHVLQCGAEAKHLVMKVEFCGDSDTLQPFPEVDLVEFFNSHPKLCKFEVHGAMFASLCQKNSLKNLDSRFLISSLEEVLITVRSPLNAEQKLITIESLVRYSPMLRRMVLRISQMKNCHEAADEFFEEVSKFAHMSNGRVRIE